A single window of Nicotiana sylvestris chromosome 5, ASM39365v2, whole genome shotgun sequence DNA harbors:
- the LOC104229992 gene encoding non-specific lipid transfer protein GPI-anchored 14-like produces the protein MKKLSMVCMLVVTLAVAAMATIEDDEKDCADQLTTLAACIPYVSGTAKKPTPECCEDTQKVRAAKPKCLCVLIKESTDPSLGLPINTTLALQMPSACNIDAKVSDCPSILKLPADSPDAKIFKIAGADSTSTSSGTSTPASSSSSAGSDAKNSSTTTTGTSGVADQSISIMLTMALTSIALIFI, from the exons atgaagaagttatcAATGGTCTGCATGTTGGTTGTGACATTAGCAGTAGCAGCAATGGCTACTATAGAAGACGACGAAAAAGACTGTGCAGACCAACTCACAACTCTAGCAGCATGCATTCCATATGTGAGTGGCACAGCAAAGAAGCCAACTCCTGAATGCTGTGAGGATACTCAGAAAGTTAGAGCTGCTAAGCCTAAATGCCTTTGTGTTCTTATCAAAGAGAGCACTGATCCCTCTTTAGGCCTTCCTATCAATACTACTTTGGCTCTTCAAATGCCCTCTGCTTGCAATATTGATGCCAAAGTCTCTGATTGCCCAT CAATACTGAAGCTACCAGCAGATTCACCAGATGCAAAGATCTTTAAAATAGCTGGTGCAGATTCCACTTCTACTTCCTCTGGAACCTCAACACCAGCTTCCTCTTCTAGTTCAGCAGGTTCAGACGCCAAGAATTCTAGCACTACAACTACAGGCACCAGTGGGGTTGCAGACCAGAGCATCAGCATAATGTTGACTATGGCACTGACATCAATTGCACTCATCTTCATTTAG
- the LOC104229990 gene encoding E3 ubiquitin-protein ligase WAV3-like translates to MVSKWGKVKLALGLNLCAYIPKGTVDDNDDSGSSTVSESERNSGAALLSPAMADWDIAPATPRSHGLKLSKSLSRSSKKTCSICLASMKRGDGHAIFTAECSHSFHFQCIASNVKHGNQVCPVCRAKWKEIPLQCPSLDPPIGRARVNPVEWPQNNALMTVIRRLPTTRPTANRHISPLFQAPEPAVFDDDESLGNQLNSTEESASDNSSINGCGNRKVKIENYPEVLAISGSSASDNFTVLVQLKAPGSVSAQDPSGNQVNLSQVSQTPRASVDLVTVLDISGSMAGTKLALLKRAMGFVIQNLGPNDRLAVIAFSSTARRLFPLRRMSETGRQQALQAVNSLVANGGTNIAEGLRKGAKIMEDRRGKNAVASIILLSDGQDTYTVSSNSGSSRQQPNYKLLLPLSIHGGNSSGIKIPVHAFGFGADHDASSMHSISEISGGTFSFIETEGVIQDAFAQCIGGLLSVVVKELQVSIECLHPDVYLSSLKAGSYPNRLMSGGRMGTIDVGDLYADEERDFLVSINIPTESSCAETSLLKVKCVYVDPFTKEKVSVRSEDLTIKRPEKAGQESVLIEVDRQQNRLQAAEAMAQARAAAEKGDLVGATSILENCRRLLSESESAKSHDRLCVALDAELKEMQERMASRHVYEASGRAYILSGLSSHSWQRATTRGDSTDGSSLVQAYQTPSMVDMVTRSQATLLGSPSAQRHVRPGWSFASQPKPR, encoded by the exons ATGGTAAGTAAATGGGGGAAAGTGAAATTGGCTCTTGGTTTGAATCTTTGTGCTTATATTCCCAAAGGAACAGTGGATGATAATGATGACAGTGGCAGTTCAACAGTTTCTGAGTCAGAAAGAAATTCCGGCGCCGCCCTTTTGTCGCCGGCGATGGCTGATTGGGACATTGCTCCGGCGACTCCAAGGTCACATGGGTTAAAGCTGTCGAAGAGCTTAAGTAGATCTTCTAag AAAACATGCTCGATATGTTTGGCTTCAATGAAGAGAGGGGACGGTCATGCGATATTCACTGCTGAATGTTCACATTCATTTCACTTCCAGTGTATTGCTTCAAATGTAAAACATGGAAATCAAGTTTGCCCAGTTTGTAGGGCCAAATGGAAAGAAATTCCTCTGCAGTGTCCCAGCCTGGATCCTCCCATTGGGAGGGCTAGAGTCAATCCTGTCGAATGGCCCCAAAATAATGCACTAATGACTGTAATACGTCGTTTACCGACAACCCGCCCAACTGCCAATCGGCATATTTCCCCATTATTTCAGGCTCCTGAGCCAGCCGTCTTTGATGATGATGAATCTTTGGGTAATCAACTCAACTCTACTGAGGAAAGTGCTTCAGATAACAGTTCGATAAATGGTTGTGGCAACAGGAAAGTGAAGATTGAAAATTACCCAGAGGTTCTGGCAATCTCAGGGTCTAGTGCTTCAGATAACTTCACTGTGTTAGTCCAGCTGAAGGCTCCTGGTTCAGTTTCAGCACAAGATCCAAGTGGAAACCAGGTAAATTTGTCCCAGGTTTCCCAAACGCCTCGTGCCTCTGTTGACCTTGTCACCGTTCTTGACATCAGTGGAAGTATGGCTGGCACTAAACTTGCACTACTAAAACGGGCTATGGGTTTTGTGATACAGAATCTTGGTCCCAATGATAGGCTGGCAGTAATTGCCTTCTCTTCGACGGCTCGCCGCCTCTTCCCTCTTCGTAGGATGTCCGAAACAGGACGGCAGCAAGCACTGCAAGCCGTAAACTCCCTAGTTGCAAATGGAGGGACAAATATTGCTGAAGGCCTGAGAAAGGGTGCCAAGATAATGGAAGATCGTAGGGGAAAGAATGCAGTTGCTAGTATAATACTGTTGTCTGATGGTCAAGATACATATACAGTCAGTAGTAATTCTGGTAGTAGTCGGCAGCAACCTAACTACAAGTTGCTTCTGCCTTTGTCCATTCATGGTGGAAATAGTTCAGGGATTAAAATACCGGTACATGCTTTTGGGTTTGGTGCCGATCATGATGCTTCATCAATGCATTCGATATCAGAGATTTCAGGAGGAACATTTTCTTTTATTGAGACAGAAGGCGTCATACAAGACGCTTTTGCTCAATGCATTGGAGGCCTTCTCAGTGTTGTAGTGAAGGAGCTTCAGGTAAGCATTGAGTGTCTTCACCCGGATGTCTACCTTAGCTCTTTAAAGGCAGGAAGCTATCCAAACCGCTTAATGTCTGGCGGACGCATGGGAACAATTGATGTTGGGGATTTATATGCTGATGAAGAACGAGATTTCCTGGTTTCGATCAATATCCCCACTGAATCTTCTTGTGCAGAAACATCATTGTTAAAGGTTAAGTGTGTATATGTGGATCCTTTCACAAAAGAAAAGGTTTCCGTCAGAAGTGAAGATCTTACGATCAAGAGACCTGAAAAGGCTGGACAAGAGAGTGTTTTGATTGAAGTGGACAGGCAGCAGAACAGGCTCCAAGCAGCTGAGGCAATGGCACAAGCACGAGCAGCTGCTGAGAAAGGAGACCTGGTTGGCGCGACTTCCATCCTCGAGAACTGCAGAAGGTTGTTGTCAGAGTCAGAGTCTGCTAAATCTCATGATCGGCTTTGTGTCGCGCTTGATGCTGAGCTCAAGGAGATGCAGGAGAGGATGGCAAGCAGACATGTATACGAAGCATCAGGAAGGGCATATATCTTATCAGGGCTGAGCTCACACTCGTGGCAGAGAGCAACAACACGAGGTGACTCTACAGACGGTTCAAGTCTTGTCCAAGCGTACCAAACCCCTTCCATGGTCGATATGGTAACTCGCTCTCAGGCTACATTACTCGGAAGCCCTTCAGCTCAAAGACATGTTCGGCCAGGGTGGTCATTTGCATCACAACCAAAGCCTAGGTAA